One segment of bacterium DNA contains the following:
- a CDS encoding efflux RND transporter permease subunit, translating to MKITNGAIRRYPTIFAFMVIIVIVGVDSYLGLPRESSPDVKIPIVMVMTPYAGASPEDVESLVTRKLERELKGLSNLKEMTSTSVEGMSNIVLEFTTDVEMSDALQKVRDRVDLAKPDLPEDPREDLLIMELSSTDWPIIQINLAADYDPILLKEVGEDLQEEIETVRGVLEVNLTGGVEHEVLVQVDPQRLRFYNLGLVDVQDAIFLQNTTIPGGKLSLGMYDYQVNVPGEIDDVSEILDFVVNLGAPTPVYIRDVAEVSFGLKDRETISRVNGKDAVILSVKKRGGENIIDIADEIRAILTAWQERFPPGTEITIVGDQSKDIRHMVTELENNIISGLILVVAVLLLFLGFTNALFVGVAIPFSLLISFIVLRALGITLNMVVLFSLILALGMLVDNAIVIVENIFRQRGRGKSGDEAARFGAAQVSNAVVASTLTTVCAFGPMILWPGIMGEFMKYLPITVVITLLASLLVALVFNPVLCARFMKAPRVREGRPALGERLIGFGLKTYEPTLRWALGHRTGVLTTMVALLICVSMLFAVFNNGVELFPDIDPRIAYVAIDAPSGTRIEVSDVYTRQVEAAVAEVPELKAYTGQVGAENGAFSANQAPSHKSLVTMEFVDIEDRTRPSRGSVEDLRRRLSGFTGARLVIDKQEEGPPTGPPVNIEISGEDFNVLGELAAQVSERIRNVEGLVDIVDDYDRDLPQIEVRQDVDKAGRFGLRTWDIAGTVRTALHGAETSKFRVGEDEYDIRVRLQQPFRRKVEDLESLHVFYEGEQVPLAAFATTEFKSGLAAINRIDSKRVVSVSADVAAGYNSNALLAEVRELLADFHLPVGYSIDYTGETEDQEEAQAFLSDAFAIAIMLIFVVLISQFSSVTVPLVILSSVALSLIGVLTGLMVHRTPFGIIMTGVGVISLAGIVVNNSIVLLDYIIQLRARGIAKTEAIVRAGLTRFRPVILTAVTTILGLIPLTTGVSVNFANIFKADWHHILSIGGESSQWWSPMGIAVIWGLAVATFLTLIVVPVMYSSLDPFKRGLRAVFLGWWLDRVRSGEAAEPGA from the coding sequence ATGAAGATCACCAACGGCGCGATCCGCAGGTACCCGACGATCTTCGCCTTCATGGTGATCATCGTCATCGTGGGCGTGGATTCCTACCTGGGCCTGCCCCGCGAGTCCAGCCCCGACGTGAAGATACCGATCGTGATGGTCATGACGCCCTACGCCGGCGCCAGTCCCGAAGACGTGGAGAGCCTGGTCACGCGCAAGCTCGAGCGCGAACTCAAGGGCCTGTCGAATCTCAAGGAGATGACCAGCACCTCGGTGGAGGGCATGTCCAACATCGTGCTGGAATTCACGACGGACGTGGAGATGAGCGACGCGCTGCAGAAGGTGCGCGACCGCGTGGACCTGGCCAAGCCCGATCTGCCCGAGGATCCGCGCGAGGACCTGCTCATCATGGAGCTGAGCTCCACGGACTGGCCCATCATCCAGATCAACCTGGCGGCCGACTACGACCCGATCCTGCTGAAGGAAGTGGGGGAGGACCTCCAGGAGGAGATCGAGACCGTCCGCGGCGTGCTGGAGGTCAATCTGACCGGCGGCGTGGAGCACGAAGTGCTCGTGCAGGTGGATCCCCAGCGCCTGCGCTTCTACAACCTGGGCCTGGTCGACGTCCAGGACGCCATCTTCCTGCAGAACACGACCATTCCCGGCGGCAAGCTGTCGTTGGGCATGTACGACTACCAGGTCAACGTGCCGGGCGAGATCGACGATGTATCGGAGATCCTGGACTTCGTGGTCAACCTGGGCGCGCCCACGCCGGTCTACATCCGCGACGTTGCCGAGGTGAGCTTCGGCCTCAAGGATCGCGAGACCATCTCGCGCGTCAACGGCAAGGACGCCGTGATCCTGTCGGTGAAGAAGCGCGGCGGCGAGAACATCATCGACATCGCCGACGAGATCCGCGCCATCCTGACTGCCTGGCAGGAACGCTTCCCGCCCGGGACCGAGATCACCATCGTCGGCGACCAGTCCAAGGACATCCGTCACATGGTCACCGAGCTGGAGAACAACATCATCAGCGGCCTGATCCTCGTCGTTGCGGTGCTGCTGCTCTTCCTGGGCTTCACCAACGCCCTGTTCGTGGGCGTCGCGATCCCCTTCTCCCTGCTGATCAGCTTCATCGTGCTGCGGGCGCTCGGCATCACCCTGAACATGGTGGTGCTCTTCTCGTTGATCCTGGCGCTGGGCATGCTCGTGGACAACGCCATCGTGATCGTCGAGAACATCTTCCGGCAGCGCGGGCGCGGCAAGAGCGGAGACGAGGCGGCCCGTTTCGGCGCTGCGCAGGTCTCGAACGCGGTCGTGGCGTCGACGCTGACGACCGTCTGCGCCTTCGGGCCCATGATCCTGTGGCCGGGCATCATGGGCGAGTTCATGAAATATCTGCCCATCACGGTGGTCATCACGCTGCTGGCCTCGTTGCTTGTCGCGCTGGTCTTCAACCCGGTGCTCTGCGCGCGCTTCATGAAGGCGCCACGGGTCCGCGAGGGCCGGCCAGCCCTGGGCGAGAGGCTGATCGGCTTCGGCCTGAAGACCTACGAACCGACCCTGCGCTGGGCGCTGGGCCATCGCACCGGCGTGCTGACGACCATGGTGGCCCTGCTGATCTGCGTATCCATGCTGTTCGCCGTCTTCAACAACGGCGTCGAACTCTTCCCGGACATCGATCCCCGCATCGCCTACGTGGCCATCGATGCGCCGTCCGGCACACGCATCGAGGTCAGCGACGTCTATACGCGCCAGGTGGAGGCCGCGGTCGCCGAGGTTCCCGAGCTGAAGGCCTACACGGGACAGGTCGGCGCCGAGAACGGCGCCTTCAGCGCGAACCAGGCGCCGTCGCACAAGAGCCTGGTCACCATGGAGTTCGTGGACATCGAGGACCGTACGCGCCCCTCCCGCGGCTCCGTCGAGGACCTGCGCCGGCGGTTGAGCGGCTTCACGGGCGCGCGTCTGGTGATCGACAAGCAGGAGGAAGGGCCGCCGACCGGTCCGCCGGTGAACATCGAGATCTCCGGCGAGGACTTCAACGTGCTCGGCGAGCTGGCCGCGCAGGTCAGCGAGCGCATCCGCAACGTCGAGGGCCTGGTGGACATCGTCGACGACTACGACCGGGATCTGCCCCAGATCGAGGTGCGGCAGGACGTGGACAAGGCCGGCCGCTTCGGGCTGCGGACCTGGGACATCGCCGGTACGGTGCGCACCGCGCTGCACGGCGCCGAGACGTCCAAGTTCCGGGTCGGCGAGGACGAATACGACATCCGCGTCCGCCTGCAGCAGCCCTTCCGGCGCAAGGTGGAGGACCTGGAGAGCCTGCACGTCTTCTACGAGGGCGAGCAGGTGCCCCTGGCGGCCTTTGCCACCACCGAGTTCAAGTCGGGCCTGGCCGCCATCAACCGTATCGACAGCAAGCGCGTCGTTTCGGTCAGCGCCGACGTCGCCGCCGGGTACAACAGCAACGCCCTGCTGGCCGAGGTTCGGGAGCTGCTGGCCGACTTCCACCTGCCGGTCGGCTACAGCATTGACTACACCGGTGAGACCGAGGACCAGGAGGAGGCCCAGGCCTTCCTCAGCGACGCCTTCGCCATCGCCATCATGCTGATCTTCGTGGTGCTGATCAGCCAGTTCAGCTCGGTGACGGTGCCGCTGGTGATCCTGTCCAGCGTGGCACTCTCGCTCATCGGCGTCCTCACGGGCCTGATGGTCCACCGCACGCCCTTCGGCATCATCATGACCGGCGTGGGCGTGATCTCGCTGGCGGGCATCGTCGTCAACAATTCCATCGTCTTGCTGGACTACATCATCCAGCTGCGTGCCCGGGGCATCGCCAAGACCGAGGCGATCGTGCGCGCCGGTCTCACCCGCTTCCGGCCGGTGATCCTGACGGCGGTCACGACGATCCTCGGCCTGATCCCCTTGACCACAGGCGTATCCGTCAACTTCGCCAACATCTTCAAGGCGGACTGGCACCACATCCTCTCGATCGGGGGCGAGTCGAGCCAATGGTGGAGTCCCATGGGCATCGCGGTGATCTGGGGCCTGGCCGTGGCGACCTTCCTGACTCTGATCGTGGTGCCGGTGATGTACTCGTCGCTCGATCCGTTCAAGCGCGGCCTGCGCGCGGTGTTCTTGGGGTGGTGGCTGGACCGGGTGCGTAGCGGCGAGGCGGCGGAACCGGGAGCCTGA
- a CDS encoding TolC family protein, whose product MKSGRCAIAATAAIFTLSAVAAFATGDGTVIEARPGAAVALDLAGCVSRALENNDALQAERLRRKELDGKMFQALATGLPYIDATGEWSRSRDPSFALDETFGGGGDGPIGTSPLDTLLAGFDFLPAPEDIPAQTYWRAQLNLRWTLNPAKVLGAVGAAGQSIKRQDLAVSAVTHQVEEQVISGYHGIILAADQLAAAEAELANQREFLDIMRLRYDLGMATGIDTLQAAVAVANLMPRLHLAGKELRNAGARLNAAMGLSPGMPLSIEHTQELEPDRIDQAVAIAHALRRPDVGMSELLTAMLRQSRKAQKADMRPYLSVDGSYGYVGRAVQELDDTGHDFWRATVALNVPLFDGLLTKGLVKETEASIRRNEVELTGLKRRIRADVLELLDDLDMSRVNLRAAELNLVRSEELLEISKLELRLGRTDYLTVLQSEASRSLAHSNLIQARYDVLTTTASLKRAIGVSPMLPFAAVEGLVEGGTE is encoded by the coding sequence ATGAAATCTGGACGATGCGCGATCGCGGCGACCGCCGCGATCTTCACGCTATCGGCCGTCGCGGCGTTCGCGACGGGCGACGGAACGGTCATCGAGGCCAGGCCGGGCGCAGCGGTGGCGCTCGATCTCGCCGGATGCGTGAGCCGGGCCCTGGAGAACAACGACGCCCTGCAGGCCGAGCGCCTGCGTCGCAAGGAGCTGGACGGCAAGATGTTCCAGGCGCTAGCGACGGGCCTGCCCTACATCGACGCCACCGGCGAGTGGTCGCGCTCGCGCGATCCGAGCTTCGCCCTGGACGAGACCTTCGGCGGCGGCGGCGACGGTCCCATCGGCACCTCGCCGCTGGACACGCTGCTCGCCGGGTTCGACTTCCTGCCGGCGCCCGAGGACATCCCGGCCCAGACCTACTGGCGCGCGCAGCTAAACCTGCGCTGGACCCTCAACCCCGCCAAGGTGCTCGGCGCGGTGGGCGCTGCCGGCCAGAGCATCAAGCGCCAGGATCTGGCCGTGAGCGCGGTGACGCACCAGGTGGAGGAGCAGGTCATCTCCGGTTATCACGGGATCATCCTGGCGGCCGATCAGCTCGCCGCCGCGGAGGCGGAGTTGGCCAACCAGCGGGAGTTCCTGGACATCATGCGCTTGCGTTACGATCTGGGCATGGCGACGGGGATCGACACGCTGCAGGCCGCCGTGGCCGTCGCGAACCTGATGCCCCGCCTGCATCTGGCGGGCAAGGAACTGCGCAACGCGGGCGCCCGCCTGAACGCGGCCATGGGACTCTCGCCCGGCATGCCTCTCTCCATAGAGCATACGCAGGAACTGGAACCTGATCGGATCGACCAGGCTGTGGCCATCGCCCATGCGCTGCGGCGTCCCGATGTCGGCATGTCGGAGTTGCTCACGGCGATGCTCCGGCAGAGCCGCAAGGCCCAGAAGGCCGACATGCGCCCTTACCTGTCCGTCGACGGCTCCTACGGGTACGTGGGCCGGGCGGTGCAGGAGCTGGACGACACGGGTCACGATTTCTGGCGGGCGACGGTGGCCCTGAACGTGCCGCTCTTCGACGGCCTGCTCACCAAGGGTCTCGTCAAGGAGACGGAGGCGTCCATCCGCCGCAACGAGGTGGAACTGACCGGCCTGAAGCGGCGGATCCGCGCCGACGTGCTCGAGCTGCTGGATGACCTCGACATGTCGCGCGTCAACCTGCGGGCGGCCGAACTCAATCTCGTGCGCAGCGAGGAACTGCTGGAGATCAGCAAGCTCGAACTGCGTCTCGGGCGCACCGATTACCTGACCGTGCTGCAGTCGGAGGCCAGCCGGTCGCTGGCCCATAGCAACCTGATCCAGGCGCGGTACGACGTACTGACGACGACCGCCTCCCTGAAACGTGCCATCGGCGTCTCTCCCATGCTGCCCTTCGCGGCCGTGGAGGGCCTTGTCGAAGGAGGGACGGAATGA
- a CDS encoding efflux RND transporter periplasmic adaptor subunit, whose translation MNTHKEHVMFEIVIRGRRLAVPVLVASLLLAAGCAHRMENEVPGEVARNVRVLEMSPTDLEEFFEISGPLRPVRGADVSAEEMGTVYAIPHDKGETVVEGDGLVELDRRLLAAEMAAAGDDLKLRAHTAENTAALFAAGKVSETEMLGADAARAQAEAVYRIASLRHERAAVKAPFAGVVVDRYVEPGQLVSPGMPVARVIDPFVLKLAGTVSEREVAWLRGGAPATIVLEGMNEQVAGKVAWIGFEADTITGKFKVEVHVDNADLSLRAGVVARARIHKITHENVLVLPRDAVMYTTEGLAVFVVEGERAALRPVTLGPDQGLMVVIGSGLRSGESVVVRGHRDLVDGALVEVTEHAAARDGSRGGDPAEVVESASTGGAREAGR comes from the coding sequence ATGAACACGCATAAGGAGCACGTGATGTTTGAAATCGTGATACGAGGCCGTCGCCTGGCCGTGCCGGTCCTCGTGGCGAGCCTGTTGCTCGCGGCCGGTTGCGCGCATCGCATGGAGAACGAGGTGCCCGGCGAGGTCGCCCGCAACGTGCGCGTGCTGGAGATGTCTCCGACCGACCTCGAGGAGTTCTTCGAGATTTCCGGGCCCCTGCGCCCCGTGCGGGGTGCCGACGTGTCCGCCGAGGAGATGGGCACGGTCTACGCGATTCCGCACGACAAGGGCGAGACGGTCGTCGAGGGCGACGGGCTCGTGGAGCTGGATCGGCGCCTGCTGGCGGCGGAGATGGCCGCCGCGGGGGACGACCTGAAACTGCGGGCGCATACGGCCGAGAACACCGCCGCGCTCTTCGCTGCCGGCAAGGTCAGCGAAACCGAGATGCTCGGCGCCGACGCGGCGCGGGCGCAGGCCGAGGCGGTCTACCGCATCGCCAGTCTCCGTCACGAGCGGGCCGCCGTGAAGGCTCCGTTCGCCGGCGTGGTGGTCGACCGCTACGTGGAGCCCGGCCAGCTCGTCTCGCCCGGCATGCCCGTCGCCCGCGTGATCGATCCCTTCGTGCTCAAGCTGGCCGGCACCGTCTCCGAGCGCGAAGTGGCCTGGCTGCGCGGGGGCGCACCCGCGACGATCGTTCTCGAGGGCATGAACGAGCAGGTCGCGGGGAAGGTGGCCTGGATCGGTTTCGAGGCCGACACCATCACCGGCAAGTTCAAGGTCGAAGTGCACGTCGACAACGCGGACCTGTCCCTGCGGGCGGGCGTCGTCGCGCGCGCGCGGATCCACAAGATCACCCACGAGAATGTGTTGGTCTTGCCTCGCGACGCCGTCATGTACACCACCGAGGGGCTCGCGGTCTTCGTGGTCGAGGGGGAACGCGCCGCCCTGCGCCCGGTCACCCTGGGCCCCGACCAGGGCCTGATGGTCGTGATCGGATCCGGCCTGCGGTCCGGGGAGAGTGTCGTGGTGCGCGGGCATCGCGACCTGGTCGACGGCGCGCTGGTGGAGGTCACCGAGCACGCCGCCGCGCGTGACGGCAGCAGGGGCGGCGACCCGGCCGAGGTCGTCGAGTCCGCATCGACGGGCGGCGCGCGGGAGGCCGGACGATGA
- a CDS encoding TetR/AcrR family transcriptional regulator, with protein MTDTRDTSKRVQIIAAGEPIFERFGFRKTTVGEICREAGVSKRTFYELFSDKADLLMQMLMHVISRSVSKWEEALTSEMTAIEKLERYIDGYEEMGRNHPVFHICLHEPDVKAYTKDFMKYEEAQAMIEVLQRVVAEGIRRGELREMDPPTIVWIIGGLLDSMYYVFPELTSEPSAFENETLSRELRAFILNGIRNLQHESTRREQ; from the coding sequence ATGACCGATACCAGGGACACGTCGAAACGCGTGCAGATCATCGCCGCGGGCGAGCCCATTTTCGAGAGGTTCGGCTTCCGCAAGACGACGGTGGGGGAGATCTGCCGCGAAGCCGGCGTCTCCAAGCGTACCTTCTACGAGCTGTTCAGCGACAAGGCCGATCTGCTGATGCAGATGCTGATGCACGTCATCTCCCGCTCCGTTTCGAAGTGGGAGGAGGCCCTGACGTCGGAGATGACGGCCATCGAGAAACTCGAGCGCTACATCGACGGCTACGAGGAGATGGGACGGAACCATCCCGTGTTCCACATCTGCCTGCACGAACCCGACGTGAAGGCCTACACCAAGGACTTCATGAAGTACGAGGAAGCCCAGGCGATGATAGAGGTGCTCCAGCGAGTGGTCGCCGAGGGCATCCGCAGGGGCGAACTGCGCGAGATGGATCCGCCGACGATCGTATGGATCATCGGCGGACTGCTCGATTCCATGTACTACGTCTTTCCCGAACTCACGAGCGAGCCCAGCGCCTTCGAAAACGAGACCCTGTCGCGCGAACTGCGCGCCTTCATACTCAACGGAATCCGAAATCTTCAGCACGAATCGACCCGGAGGGAGCAATGA
- a CDS encoding NAD(P)-dependent oxidoreductase → MSQRYLITGGAGFLGINMARYLLERGHEVTSLDIAPFAYPERDRIREITGDVRNRTDVDRAMTDCDIVIHTAAALPLYDHDDILSTDIEGTRTVLESALAHGIDRFVHISSTAVYGIPDHHPLVEGDPVDGVGPYGIGKVEAESICAEFRARGLCVPIIRPKSFIGPERLGVFALFYDWAKDGKGFPMIGSGNNRYQLCDVEDICQGIYLCCTGPRDKADDVFNLGAREYTTMKEDYQAVLDEAGFGKKIVGFPARPVIWTLRLLEAFKLSPLYKWVYETACEDSFVSIEKAERVLGYDPKYSNKDALVRNYRWYLDNLHTFEGQSGVSHRVPWRQGILKVAKLFF, encoded by the coding sequence ATGTCACAGCGATATCTGATCACCGGCGGCGCCGGCTTCCTGGGCATCAACATGGCGCGCTACCTGCTGGAGCGCGGCCACGAGGTGACGTCCCTGGACATCGCGCCCTTCGCTTATCCCGAGCGCGACCGGATCCGCGAGATCACCGGCGACGTCCGCAACCGCACCGACGTCGACCGCGCCATGACCGACTGCGACATCGTAATCCACACCGCCGCCGCCCTGCCCCTCTATGATCACGACGACATCCTGTCCACCGACATCGAGGGCACGCGCACCGTGCTGGAATCCGCCCTCGCCCACGGCATCGACCGGTTCGTGCACATCTCCTCGACGGCCGTCTACGGCATCCCCGACCATCACCCGCTGGTGGAGGGCGACCCGGTCGACGGCGTGGGGCCCTACGGCATCGGCAAGGTCGAGGCCGAGAGCATCTGCGCCGAGTTCCGCGCGCGCGGCCTCTGCGTCCCGATCATCCGCCCCAAGTCGTTCATCGGGCCGGAGCGCCTCGGCGTCTTCGCGCTGTTCTACGACTGGGCCAAGGACGGCAAGGGCTTCCCCATGATCGGCAGCGGGAACAATCGCTACCAGCTCTGCGACGTTGAGGATATCTGCCAGGGCATCTATCTCTGCTGCACCGGCCCCAGGGACAAGGCCGACGACGTGTTCAACCTGGGCGCCCGCGAATACACCACCATGAAGGAAGACTACCAGGCGGTCCTGGACGAGGCCGGTTTCGGCAAGAAGATCGTCGGCTTCCCCGCCAGGCCCGTGATCTGGACCCTGCGCCTGCTGGAGGCGTTCAAGCTCTCGCCGCTCTACAAGTGGGTCTACGAGACGGCCTGCGAGGATTCCTTCGTCTCCATCGAGAAGGCGGAGCGCGTGCTGGGTTACGATCCGAAATACTCCAACAAGGATGCCCTGGTACGCAACTACCGGTGGTACCTCGACAACCTCCACACTTTCGAAGGCCAGTCCGGCGTATCCCATCGCGTTCCCTGGAGGCAGGGGATCCTCAAGGTTGCCAAACTATTCTTCTAG
- a CDS encoding ABC transporter substrate-binding protein, protein MAIIDARGRELNPGPYRRVVSLVPSLTDTVCGLGAADRLVGRTLYCTEPRFQVRSVPEFGGTKNPKVERIVETRPDLVLACVEENKKEHLEALEAAGIPVYAVMPHVLDDVDGLLGACGGLLDVADAAHRARADLSAARAEAAAWRERLFAYRQAQGAPCPVPAATLIWKNPWLAAGAGTHINAVMEAIGLENVFADRRDYFAIELEDLARHGLDLILMPDEPYRWSKRDAVVVAEAAGCDDAPEFCPRLDGKLLTWYGTRTAPSLRELMRLFEPLLVGSEGVA, encoded by the coding sequence ATGGCGATCATCGACGCCCGCGGTCGTGAATTGAACCCGGGACCCTATCGGAGGGTCGTGTCGCTGGTGCCCAGCCTGACAGACACCGTATGCGGCCTCGGTGCGGCAGACAGATTGGTCGGTCGCACCCTGTATTGTACGGAACCCCGCTTTCAGGTGCGCAGCGTGCCGGAATTCGGTGGGACCAAGAACCCCAAGGTCGAACGGATCGTCGAAACCCGGCCGGACCTGGTGCTGGCCTGCGTCGAGGAGAACAAGAAGGAGCACCTGGAGGCCCTCGAGGCCGCCGGCATCCCGGTCTACGCCGTGATGCCGCACGTCCTGGACGATGTCGACGGACTGCTGGGCGCCTGCGGTGGGCTGCTCGATGTCGCCGACGCCGCGCACAGGGCCCGCGCCGATCTCTCGGCCGCCCGCGCGGAAGCCGCGGCCTGGCGCGAGAGGCTCTTCGCCTATCGACAGGCCCAGGGCGCGCCCTGCCCGGTGCCCGCGGCCACGCTGATCTGGAAGAACCCCTGGCTGGCTGCTGGCGCCGGCACCCATATCAACGCCGTGATGGAGGCCATCGGTCTCGAGAACGTCTTCGCGGATCGCCGCGACTACTTCGCCATCGAGCTCGAGGACCTGGCGCGGCACGGGCTCGACCTGATCCTGATGCCGGACGAGCCCTACCGCTGGAGCAAGCGGGATGCGGTAGTGGTGGCCGAGGCCGCGGGTTGCGACGACGCGCCGGAGTTCTGCCCGCGGCTCGACGGCAAGCTGCTCACCTGGTACGGCACCCGCACGGCGCCTTCCCTGCGCGAGCTGATGAGGCTGTTCGAGCCCCTGCTGGTGGGAAGCGAAGGCGTGGCATGA